The genomic DNA GAGCCGTATCCCGTGATCCGCATGACCGATGAACAGATGGCCGCCAGCATGGCGCAGTATCAAGCGCAAGGGAACGGCTATTACGGGATCGGGCAGCCTTCGGCTCTATATCATGACGGGAAATACTACGTATATTGCACCTATTCCTTGGAGCAGGGCGATCGGATGTATGTATTCACCTCGGACGACGGGATCCATTTTTCCGAAGGGCAGAGGGTATTCGACCGCGCCAACTGCGGCGTAAAGTTCAATACGCTGACGCAGAAATTCATGATGGCTTACGAATATACGCAGAACGGCGTTTCGCGCGTGTATTATATGGAATCGGACGACGGGATCGAATTTACCTATGCGGGGCTTTCGGATGCAGGCAAAAATACGGATATACTCAGTACGGGCGGCGGATTCGTTCGCTGTTATCCCGATTTTATATCCGACGGGCACGGCAATGTAAATACCCATACCTTTTACGTCGCTTACATGGAAGGAACGATGGCGGATTCGGGGCAGGACTGGCGGCAATACAGCAATACATGGGATATTCATATTGCGGCCGTCAATCCGAAAGAGTTCGGCAACCGTACGCAGGTATTGCCTGACGGTCACGTCGTCACGCAAAATACGATCGCCCCGTACAGGGAAACGCACAAGGAGTATGCGGATCTGCTGTGCGGCATTCATAAACTGAACGGCGGACCGAAGGTAGACGGCACGTGCGACGATCTGTACGGCGTTTCGGAAACTTTTTCCGTTTCGCGGGCGGTATCCGATTACCGCGCGGTACCGAATGATACAACGGCAAATTTCCGCATGGGGTATACCGAGCAGGCGCTCTATATCTTTATAGAAGTGAAAGATTCTTTCATGCACGAAAGCGACAGCGTCTTTTGCCTGATCGACGAAAAACGTTATGCGGAAGAACTTTCTCAAGTGACAAATATCGAATTGCAGAGAAACGGCGCGGTGACCGTTTCGGACGGGGACGGGAATCCGCTTTCTAACGCGGAAGTCGTCGTAAAGGATTCGGCGCAGGGATATACGGCGGAGATCAGAATGCAATGGCGTATACGCACGTCCTTCGCGCAATACGAAGGGTTCGGGTTCGATTGCTATGTGTTCGATAACCGTGATAGCAAAGATTTCAAATCGTTGATCGCATGGAACGATTGTCACGCTTCTTACGATTATCGCAAGGCGGGCGAAATGTATTTTATGGATAAATAAGGAGGAGGAAATTATGAAAAAATTATGGACGGCATTGCTGTCGGCAATATTGTGCTGTAGTCTGGCATTCGGTGCGGTGAGCGTCTGCGCGGAAACGGGCGGGGATACAAACGTCATTCCCGTCTTGACAACGGAGATCACGCAAGCGGATTGGGATTCCGCCGAAAAATATGAGATGACCGCAGTGAGCGAAGGAACTTCCGGCGCAACGGGTACGGTCAGTTTTCTCGCGACGGGAACGCGCCTGTATTTTTTGATGCAGGTGCAGGACGCGACGAAATTCGATTCCGACCGCCCCGATTACACGATCACGATCGGCGGCAAGACGGCGAGCGCGCGCGGCAAATTCTGGGATTCGCCTTCAGGCGCTCCCTGGATGGCGGACAGGAATACAGATTTCGGGCAGCCGATCAAGATGAGTTCTGTCTATACCGACGGCGTGTACAATTTGGAAGTGGGGTTTGACATCGGAAAGGAATTATTCGTAACGGGAGCGCATATTCAAGTGGATATATCTGCCGCCGATGCGCAAACAGCAGAAAACGAATGGGCGGATAATTATACTTCGTACCCGCACGCGATCCGTTTTGCGGATACTCTGTATTTGGGAGAATATTCGGAGAAAGATCCCGTTGCTCCGAATCCCGACCCCGATCCTGAGCCCGACCCCGATCCTGAGCCGACGCCCGGGCCCGACAATGAAGATCTGCAGATTGTAGTCACCGACCTTGTTTCGCAGCCGAAAGAAGCGGATTGGGAGAATGCTACTGCCTACGAAATGCTGCCGAACAACGGCAATCTCAGCGGTGCGACGGGCACGGTGAAAGTGTTTACCGCCGCAAAGAATATTTATTTCCGCATGGAAGTAAACGATCCCACGACGTGTTTCAACAAAGACGGCATTTACGTATATCTTGGGACCGAAGATTGTTATCTGGAAACGCGCGGCAATTATGATTTATGGCTGAATCACATTCATAACGATCTGGGAAGCCCTTCGCTCCTCGCTATGTCTACGACGGCGGAGGATAAGACCGGCTACGGTGAGGGCAAATATACGTTCGATTACGGATTTTATATTCCCGACGCCTATGAACCAGGCGCGACTATCCGCCTATGCGTAAAACATCGCGATTCGCGCAGCAGTTCTGAAGCCTGGGCAGATAACGATTATAAACATACCATTTATTTCGATCAGATTCTGACTTTCGGCGAAGCGGCGGATACCACGATTCGCCCGCAGGAACCGACGGAAGGTTTTACGGCATCCGTCAAAGATATTTCCTACAATAAAGCGAGCGCCGTATGGAACGAATTCGAGGGGGCGGAAACATACAAATTTTACGTTTACGCCGTAAACGCTGCGGGCGCGGAAGAGCCGTACACGCATCTTTCCGTCGAGGGACCTGTGTACGCGGGCAGCGCGTCTTATGCGGAAGAATTTTTGGGGCTTTCCGCAACGACGGAATATGCGATCCAAATCGTAGCGTATGACAACGACGACAACGTGATAGGATATTCGCAACTCGCCAAATTCAAGACGATTAGCAGGGAAGAGGCGCTCAATCCAGGCGGCGATAAAGACGATACGGATAAAGACGATCCGAACAAAGACGATACGGAGAAAGGCTGCGGTTCCTATTTGTTCGGAGGATCCGTTGCCATAGCGGTTTTGTCGATAGGCGGCGCGGTGTTTATGCTTGCAATAAAACGTCGTAAAGAATAATACGATAAGCAAAACTGTGTACCGCGCGTTGAAAAACGCGCGGTACAATACAGAATGGCCAAATCGGAGGAATCATTGAAGACAACCATTAAGGACATAGCGCGTGCATGCGGGGTTTCGGTCGGTTTGGTGTCGAGGATATTGAACGGAGACGAAACTTTGCGTTGTACCCCGCAAACGCGGGAAAAAATTTTGCGGGAGATCGAACGCACGTCGTATACCCCGAATTATAACGCGCGGATGCTGGCGAATAATTCCGTAAAAGAGGAGAGCGATATCCGTATCGGTTATATCACATACAAAGGCGCGGTTATGAAACCGAATCCCTTTTTTGACCGCATCATCGAAGGTATCACGGCGATCCTGATCAATTCCCGTTGTCAGGTTTATCAATATTACATCGACGAAGTACACGAATTATATCGGCAGAAGAAGCCGTTATGCGAAAAAAAACTGGACGGATTGGTTCTATTCGGGTCGATCGACGACGACGGACTGATCCAATGGCTGCGGCGGCAAAGTCTGTATATTTCCAGTATCTACGGCGACATCATCGAAAACGCGGATTTCGTCGGCAGCGATCTGTCGAGCACGATCAATCTGATGCTGGATTATATCGCCAGACTCGGTTACAAAGAGATCGGCATCGTGAGCGGAGACAGACATCGCGAACCCGCGCTCTTTACGTATGCGGAAAGTATAGGGCTTCACATTGTAAAACAATTCAGTTTCAATGCGGAGAACGAGATGCGGCGTTCCTATGAAATGATGAAATGGCGCCTGGAACAAGGACTGAAACCTCCGCAGGTGATGTGCTGCATGAACGACGAAATGGCGCTCGGCGTCATGAATGCGGCTTTGGACGCGGGATTGCGCGTGCCCGAGGACGTGTCGGTCACGGGGCACGACGATATACTCAAATCGAGTTACAGCCGCGTACCGCTCACAACGGTGCGCATATATAAGGAAGAGATCGGGCGGCTTGTGACCGATCTTCTGTTGGAAAGAATCAATTACAAGCGTAAATTTCCTGTAAAATTATTGGTGCCGTGTGAGTTGGTAGTGCGCAAATCAATTCAGAAAAACGGAAAAGTCACGCGGAGGAACGATGAATAAAGTTATTTTAAAGCAAGAGCACATACATATTTGTTTCACGGATACGGCAATGGTCTGCAAGGATGAGTATACGGGAACGACGATCGTTTTTTCAGGCGCGGATGAATTTGTGCTGTATGTGAGCGAAAACGGAGCGATACGGCCTTATTTTTCTTCCGAAATGGAAAAAACGTTTCGTTCGGACAAACAGGGCGCAGGAACGTTTTGTTTTGCGGGAAACGGGTTCGAGGCGGAAGTTTCTTATAAAATCGAAGATTACCGTATCATAAAGCGCGTGCGTATCGCCGATAACGCAAAGCGGAAACTTGTCCGCATTGCGTGCGAAAATCGCCGATGCAATCTTGCCTTACAGCGAGGCGGCGAGGGACAGCCCGTATTCATCGGGAACGTTATGTGGTGCGGGATCGAATTTCCCGCCGCGAACAACGGGCAGGACGGGCAGTCGCTGAATTTAATGCAGGCGCCGTTCTGCAGATTGGATACGCCTTTCGAGTCGTTCGATGTCGTGTTCGCGTTCAGCCGCGGAAATTCTTTGGAAAACAGTTTCCGCAGATATATAGAGCAGATGCGTCCGCGCGAAAATTTAAAGATCTACTGCGATTGGGGACTGCATGACGATCTGTCGGATAACATCGAACTGACCGAAGAAATGACGCGCAACAACATTAATAAATTGGATATACTGATGAAAAAATCGGGCGTGCGTTTCGATTATTATTTGATGGACGCATTCTGGTTTGAAGAGAATCAGCCGTATATCTGTTTTAAAGAGCGCACTTTTCCCAAAGGCATCGACTACATTATTCAAATGCTGGAAGAAAAGGGGATCAAATTCGGGTTATGGTTCGATCTCAACTGTATACACGTGCATCTGAAAGGAATGGAAAAATACGACACGCTTTTGGAGAACGGCTCGCTGTGTTTTGCCTGCGACGAGATCGCGGACATGATGTTCGAGGCGATACGATATCATATCCTCAACCATAAAGTCCAGTTGATCAAGTTGGATTTTGCGTATTTCGAATGTAAGAATCCGACGCACGGACATTCGATCGATTTTGTGGAATCAAAAGAAAAGAGCATCGTAAACTTTATTCGCATGACGCAGCGGCTCAAAGAAATCGATCCCGGATTGAAAATTATCTGCTACAACGGTTGGACGACGGAACTGGATTGGATCGGCAGCGTAAAGCAGAAGAGCGGGTTTGCGGTTTCGCCGTATTGGAGCAGATCCGTAGACTATGTATATTGCGGCGATCCGCGCCCGAGCGAGATCGTAACCCCCGATCTTGCCGATTCGCTCGTGTATTATACGGACGCCATGATCCGCAATTTCTACGACGCGCTGATGCCATTCGGCGGGATCGACGATCACGGTACCATGATCGGGGATACCGCCACGATTTACAGGCTCGGCAAAAAGTTGTTCCGTTGCGGCTGGCTGATGAACGCGATGCGCGGCGGCGGAAAACTGCATTTATACGGAAAAGTAGATCTTCTGGACGATTCTGACTTGGAATATATGCGCGAAGTATCCGACGTGTTTGACGATATCAACGCCGGGATTTACGAAACATCCTGCATACTCGGCGATGCGCGCCGCGCAGAAGTGTACGGTTACAGCATTTCGGAAGGCGATACCGGTTACGCGGTGATACTCAATCCCGCTACCTATGCCCGTCCGTTTTCCTTAAGCCTTCCCGAATGGGAAAATTGTTCGATCGTGGTGGAGCGCATCATAGAAAACGGCGAAAAGGTAAATTCGGAAGAAAAGATCTTTACAAACTATACGGGCGAAATTTCTCCGAACGGTTACCGCCTGTTCCGTTGGAAACGTTTGCAGCGCGTTTCCCGCGAGGGCAAACTCGTATTGGACGCGCACAGCGAACTGGTCCTTTGCACGAATGGAAAAGACGTAGCTTTGCGGTTTGAGCGAAACGGTCTGCCGCTGCGCAGTCTTCTCGGATATCCGGAAGGGCTGATCGTTACAGACGGCGAAAAAGTTCTGCAAAGCAGCGTCGAAACGGATATATGGAGCGGCATTTCCTGGCTGTATTTTCGCGTACACGGAGAAAAAGAATTGCACGTTTGTTACAACGGCGACGAAAATATCGCTATGGCGTATTCTTTGGAAGGGTATAGGAATGAACACGATTAAAAAATTGATCGTAATAGGCGCTTTGATAGCCGTCTTTGCTCTCGGCGCGTTGGTGGATTTTCTTATATCGCTGACGTACGATATCGAATTTATCTCTATACGGCGGCAGGGGGATCCTGTTTATACCGACGACGGCTCGCTGCTGGAAGAGGATATCGGCGTGGCGGACGGGGAAACTTACGTGGAATTCGTCGTCCGCGTGACGCAGGGCGGCGCGCCCCGGAAAAACCACACGTTGTATATCAAGACGAACAGAAACGTCGTCGGCAGGGTCGTTACCGACGAAGACGGTTATGCACGGTTCGATTATCGGTGTTACAGGGCGGGAACGACGGCGAAAGCCGAGCCTGTCACGGTTACGGTGCGGGACGAAAACAACTCTTTGTTTATTTTTGTTCCTGCCGAGCGGTCGTACGATCTGGAAATGTACAAACCCTCTCAAAGCGACGGCGACGGCATGACCACGGACGATATTTTTTACGATATTTAAAAGACGGGGGTATGAAATGCGATCTATTAAAAAATCATTGTCAGAAGTCGGACGGGGCGTCGTTTCGGTCGGAAAAAAACTGTATGCGTCCAAAAAGGCTTATGCGTTTCTTTTGCCGCTTTTCTTTTTTCTGCTCTTATTCTCCTATTATCCTGCCTTCAGCGGAATTTATCATTCTTTTTTCGACTGGAAGGATATCGGAGAATCGTCGTTCATCGGGTTTGCAAACTACGTTGAACTGTTTACGGACACAGAGGTGTTTTGGCCGTCGTGCCTGACGCTGCTGAAAATCATGATCCCGAAACTGATCATCAATATCGTGGTCCCGCTCGTCATTGCCGAAATGATTTTCAATTTAAATAGTAACAAGGCGAAATCGTTTTACAGGCTGTGGGTGCTTATTCCTATGGTCGCGCCCGGAGTCGTCATCACGTTGGTATGGGATTATATTTACGATCCGAATTTCGGTTTGGTTTCGGCATTATGGACGATGTTCGGCGGTGAAACCGTCGACTGGCTCAACGATACGCGCACGGTCATCCCTGCGATCATATTTATGGGGTTCCCGTGGATCGGGGGTACCAGCGTGCTCATTTATACATCGGGTTTGAACGCAACTTCCGCGGAGGCCCGCGAAAGCGCGAGGATCGACGGCGCGGGTACGTGGCAGATCATTTTTCTGATCGATTTGCCGCAAATTTTCGGCCAGGTCAAATTTTTCCTGATCAACGGGCTCATTGCAGGCATACAGGATTATTCCGTTCAGTTTTTGCTCACCGAGGGCGGCCCCGGCTATGATACGATGGTTCCCGGCTACTATATGTACCAGGCGGCATTTCAGTCGGGACGCATGGGATATGCCAGTGCGATCGGTACGTTTCTGTTCGCCGTCATTATGCTGTTCACTTTGCTTGCGTTCCGTCTCGGCAAAAAAAATCAGGGGGATCAGATTTAATGTTACGTAAAAGAAAGCACGCCGCTCAGTTGATCGACCATATTTTGCTCGTCGTTCTGCTGTTTCTGATGGTTTATCCCTTGTTTATGGCGGTCTGGTGCTCCTTTAAGTCGACCGCGGAATTCAATATTTCCAAGTGGTATCCCACTTTGCCGCTGAATTTCGAAAACGTAGCCTTTGCCGTCAATGAACTCTGGATCTATATTTTAAATACGGTGTTTGTCGGCGGCGTCGGCACTCTGGGCGTCATTGTCGTATCGTCGCTGGCGGCGTTTGCGTTTGCGCGCATAAAATTTTTCCTTAAAAATTTTCTTTACGGAATGGTGATCGCGCTGATGATGATTCCTGCGATCATGACGCTCGTCCCCAGTTTTATGCTGTATAAGCAGTTGGTCGGTACCGATACTTATCTGATTTTGATCATTCCGATCATCACGGGCGGGTCGGTATTCGGGGTCTTTCTGCTGCGCGGGTTTTTCGAAGGCATTTCCGAAAGCATATTCGAAGCGGCAAAAATCGACGGAGCGGGCGATCTCCGCT from Candidatus Borkfalkia ceftriaxoniphila includes the following:
- a CDS encoding Ig-like domain-containing protein, whose product is MNTIKKLIVIGALIAVFALGALVDFLISLTYDIEFISIRRQGDPVYTDDGSLLEEDIGVADGETYVEFVVRVTQGGAPRKNHTLYIKTNRNVVGRVVTDEDGYARFDYRCYRAGTTAKAEPVTVTVRDENNSLFIFVPAERSYDLEMYKPSQSDGDGMTTDDIFYDI
- a CDS encoding LacI family DNA-binding transcriptional regulator, yielding MKTTIKDIARACGVSVGLVSRILNGDETLRCTPQTREKILREIERTSYTPNYNARMLANNSVKEESDIRIGYITYKGAVMKPNPFFDRIIEGITAILINSRCQVYQYYIDEVHELYRQKKPLCEKKLDGLVLFGSIDDDGLIQWLRRQSLYISSIYGDIIENADFVGSDLSSTINLMLDYIARLGYKEIGIVSGDRHREPALFTYAESIGLHIVKQFSFNAENEMRRSYEMMKWRLEQGLKPPQVMCCMNDEMALGVMNAALDAGLRVPEDVSVTGHDDILKSSYSRVPLTTVRIYKEEIGRLVTDLLLERINYKRKFPVKLLVPCELVVRKSIQKNGKVTRRNDE
- a CDS encoding carbohydrate ABC transporter permease, whose protein sequence is MRSIKKSLSEVGRGVVSVGKKLYASKKAYAFLLPLFFFLLLFSYYPAFSGIYHSFFDWKDIGESSFIGFANYVELFTDTEVFWPSCLTLLKIMIPKLIINIVVPLVIAEMIFNLNSNKAKSFYRLWVLIPMVAPGVVITLVWDYIYDPNFGLVSALWTMFGGETVDWLNDTRTVIPAIIFMGFPWIGGTSVLIYTSGLNATSAEARESARIDGAGTWQIIFLIDLPQIFGQVKFFLINGLIAGIQDYSVQFLLTEGGPGYDTMVPGYYMYQAAFQSGRMGYASAIGTFLFAVIMLFTLLAFRLGKKNQGDQI
- a CDS encoding DOMON domain-containing protein, producing the protein MKKLWTALLSAILCCSLAFGAVSVCAETGGDTNVIPVLTTEITQADWDSAEKYEMTAVSEGTSGATGTVSFLATGTRLYFLMQVQDATKFDSDRPDYTITIGGKTASARGKFWDSPSGAPWMADRNTDFGQPIKMSSVYTDGVYNLEVGFDIGKELFVTGAHIQVDISAADAQTAENEWADNYTSYPHAIRFADTLYLGEYSEKDPVAPNPDPDPEPDPDPEPTPGPDNEDLQIVVTDLVSQPKEADWENATAYEMLPNNGNLSGATGTVKVFTAAKNIYFRMEVNDPTTCFNKDGIYVYLGTEDCYLETRGNYDLWLNHIHNDLGSPSLLAMSTTAEDKTGYGEGKYTFDYGFYIPDAYEPGATIRLCVKHRDSRSSSEAWADNDYKHTIYFDQILTFGEAADTTIRPQEPTEGFTASVKDISYNKASAVWNEFEGAETYKFYVYAVNAAGAEEPYTHLSVEGPVYAGSASYAEEFLGLSATTEYAIQIVAYDNDDNVIGYSQLAKFKTISREEALNPGGDKDDTDKDDPNKDDTEKGCGSYLFGGSVAIAVLSIGGAVFMLAIKRRKE
- a CDS encoding alpha-galactosidase, whose translation is MNKVILKQEHIHICFTDTAMVCKDEYTGTTIVFSGADEFVLYVSENGAIRPYFSSEMEKTFRSDKQGAGTFCFAGNGFEAEVSYKIEDYRIIKRVRIADNAKRKLVRIACENRRCNLALQRGGEGQPVFIGNVMWCGIEFPAANNGQDGQSLNLMQAPFCRLDTPFESFDVVFAFSRGNSLENSFRRYIEQMRPRENLKIYCDWGLHDDLSDNIELTEEMTRNNINKLDILMKKSGVRFDYYLMDAFWFEENQPYICFKERTFPKGIDYIIQMLEEKGIKFGLWFDLNCIHVHLKGMEKYDTLLENGSLCFACDEIADMMFEAIRYHILNHKVQLIKLDFAYFECKNPTHGHSIDFVESKEKSIVNFIRMTQRLKEIDPGLKIICYNGWTTELDWIGSVKQKSGFAVSPYWSRSVDYVYCGDPRPSEIVTPDLADSLVYYTDAMIRNFYDALMPFGGIDDHGTMIGDTATIYRLGKKLFRCGWLMNAMRGGGKLHLYGKVDLLDDSDLEYMREVSDVFDDINAGIYETSCILGDARRAEVYGYSISEGDTGYAVILNPATYARPFSLSLPEWENCSIVVERIIENGEKVNSEEKIFTNYTGEISPNGYRLFRWKRLQRVSREGKLVLDAHSELVLCTNGKDVALRFERNGLPLRSLLGYPEGLIVTDGEKVLQSSVETDIWSGISWLYFRVHGEKELHVCYNGDENIAMAYSLEGYRNEHD
- a CDS encoding sugar-binding protein, which gives rise to MKKGIKAVLLLLVIALLAGMTACAPPEPDKDGEKDETLAENYDFGDPSGWSGNSMAVTDLGDCLLDAYPYDDKYDWGQSILWDEETQSYQMWWCRNSGYDTIWYAESKDLKHWTNAQKLMTVEQDTTWIKMHVGKPSVLKVDGQYIMYFEAPATLLDYEFDNNVLMARSEDGIHWEMYEGDAGEPYPVIRMTDEQMAASMAQYQAQGNGYYGIGQPSALYHDGKYYVYCTYSLEQGDRMYVFTSDDGIHFSEGQRVFDRANCGVKFNTLTQKFMMAYEYTQNGVSRVYYMESDDGIEFTYAGLSDAGKNTDILSTGGGFVRCYPDFISDGHGNVNTHTFYVAYMEGTMADSGQDWRQYSNTWDIHIAAVNPKEFGNRTQVLPDGHVVTQNTIAPYRETHKEYADLLCGIHKLNGGPKVDGTCDDLYGVSETFSVSRAVSDYRAVPNDTTANFRMGYTEQALYIFIEVKDSFMHESDSVFCLIDEKRYAEELSQVTNIELQRNGAVTVSDGDGNPLSNAEVVVKDSAQGYTAEIRMQWRIRTSFAQYEGFGFDCYVFDNRDSKDFKSLIAWNDCHASYDYRKAGEMYFMDK
- a CDS encoding carbohydrate ABC transporter permease, encoding MLRKRKHAAQLIDHILLVVLLFLMVYPLFMAVWCSFKSTAEFNISKWYPTLPLNFENVAFAVNELWIYILNTVFVGGVGTLGVIVVSSLAAFAFARIKFFLKNFLYGMVIALMMIPAIMTLVPSFMLYKQLVGTDTYLILIIPIITGGSVFGVFLLRGFFEGISESIFEAAKIDGAGDLRCYFNICMPLSAPILLTLAIMQLSGTWNDYIWPMIAIPSATDRLTIAAAIKKEFLSANSGSYPTLFAGYLISSIPLILLYVFSNKFYVEGLTSAAVKF